AATAAATATCGGCTAAATAGCCCTCAAGATGGATGGTCTTGAATTATTGTACGCACTAGCCCATGGGCAGAATTTTAAGTTTAACAAGTATTGCCTCAGAGAAAACCCTTCGCTTGCCTCATAGAAAACACTTTTAACTTTTGATCTTGAGATTCTGCACATGGAGTAAGCAGgggtaaaaaaataattaaaggaCGCTCAAAAAAGTgtcatatttatgtaattttttgtTAAATGATAAATCGCCTATTTGTGCACTTATCCTAGTAGCATCCACACATTTGAACgggaagaattaacctaaatagccgcCGACCCAAGTGATTATTTTTCTCGaggaattaacccaaatagccttTCACCtaattttttaaactaaaaatagccggcggatatataatatatgtatagttcaaatattatatatgtataatctatgtatactggttagaaaaagtaaacagtGAATCAGACGAATATTTGCGTAACAATTTTCCTACATACCCACTATCCAGTACTAATTGGGCCCAGAGATGACAATTCCAGCTTCAGCCCAATGAAACACAACCCGTCCAAAACACTAGGGTTTTGAAGGTTTCGTCCTTCGTATAAAGTGCCGGAGTATCACTAATCTTCAAAGCTAGCAGCTGGTAGCGAAGCTCCACTCGTTCTGCTCGGTGACCTCGTCGTCGTTGTCGTGGTAAGTCTCAACCCCTATGTTTAGATCTAAACCTTAAACTCTGTATCGGTTTCAATCATTTGCTAACTTAGGTTCTGCTATATTGTGCTTTTGCATATGCAATTTTTTAATGATCTCTAATTTTCTCTTTAAGATATACATTTTGATGTAAATGTTTGACTGATTTTTTGTATCCTCTCTAAGATTTTTCTGTTCTTTTGAATACGCACGTTATATACCTTGTGTTGGGCAATGTAGTTTAAGTCATGAAGCATAACAATGTTATTCCGAATGGACACTTCAAGAAGCACTGGCAGAACTATGTGAAGACCTGGTTCAATCAGCCAGCACGCAAGACCAGGAGAAGAATTGGTACTTATTTGATAAATTATACTAATATTGTTTTAACTCAAATAGTTTGCTGACCATCTTCCAATTGCAGCAAGGCAAAAGAAGGCTGTGAAGATTTTCCCCAGACCAACTGCTGGAACTCTTCGCCCTATTGTCCATGGTCAGACACTCAAATACAACATGAAAGTTAGGTCTGGTAGAGGATTCTCCCTTGAGGAGCTCAAGGTTTGTTAATCGACTTTTTATGGCTTCGTCTTCCTTAAAATTAACTGGGAGATGAGCCTATTCTTGTGCAGATTCTGAGTACTGATTTTACTCATTACTATCTGACTGCAGCGTCTTAAAGCTATACATCTATAATTGATGCAAATCCAATTGCATCTGTGTCAGTTGTTCCATTAATAGCTTTAATCATGCTCGAATAAGAAAGCAATTTGCCTGGGACGGAATCTATATATTTTGGGTTTGGATTGGGGGATCAATTTATGTCCACCCACTattaaaattagaattttaatTACATTTAAGTTTAAGAGGGGTATGTTAATCACTTGCTATTAATTAGAATTTTAGCCCCTTTGGTGGTGTCAGGATTTTAGGATTTGCATACTTTCTTCTTTGTGAGCTCATTTACAGTGCATTTTAAAAAGCAAATGAAAACTTAATTATTGGTGAAGCAGCTGGCAAGTTTTTTCAGTGCTGATTATTATTATTGTCATTCTAATGTTATTTGGGGGTTACACTGACAATTGAGAACATAATACAGAATGATTTAACTTTGCTGATTAATTCAATCCATGTTTGTCTGATTGTTATATGAATTGCTTCTAGGCTGCAGGTATCCCTAAGAAACTGGCTCCAACAATTGGTATTGCTGTCGATCATCGTCGCAGGAATCGGTCACTTGAGGGGCTTCAAACTAATGTTCAAAGGTTAAAGACCTACAAGGCCAAATTAGTCGTCTTCCCAAGACGTGCTCGCAAGGTCAAGGTAAGATGCGTAGTTTCTGGTAACTGGAAACATAAATGTGTGTATGGCTTCTTCTAAGAGGtgctttttctttgtttgtttcctAATTGATGCAACTCCCTTCAGGCTGGTGATTCTGCCCCCGAGGAATTGGCTACGGCAACACAAGTCCATGGTGCTTACATGCCTATTGCACGTGAGAAGCCATCAGTTGATCTTGTCAAGGTTACTGAAGAGATGAAGTCGTTCAATGCCTATGGCAAGCTACGTGTGGAGCGGACGAACGAGCGTCACATTGGTGCAAGGATGAAGAGGGCTGCAGAGGCTGAGAAGGAGGAAAAGAAGTAGTGAGGTTTATCTTGGTTGATTTACTTGTCCCATCTTTTTGAGTCCTATTTAGTTAATCCTTGCATTTGCTTTGAACTTTTTAGCTATAGCATTCAATGTCAGCTGAGTATCAATTTCAACACTGGTTACTTTGTTGATGAGATTTTAAGAatgtttaaaattattttcttggtGCTGACCTAATTTGGAGTGCAAGGAAGAGTTACCCCTACCCCCACTGGGTTTATTTAATGGTGAGTGGGAGGAGTGGCAGTAGGTGGTTTGTGTATCAATGTCAGCTGAGTGTATCAATTTCAACACTTGTTACTTTGTTGATGAGATTTTAAGAatgtttaaaattattttcttggtGCTGACCTAATTTGGAGTGCAAGGAAGAGTTACCCCTACCCCCACTGGGTTTATTTAATGGTGAGTGGGAGGAGTGGCAGTAGGTGGTTTGTGTTGATGGTTATATTCAGCTGAATAATATCCTCAGGATTGAAAGATATGTGATTATTCTGTGAATGTGTAAAGACCGATTACTAGAATGAAGAAAGACTGGAAGGTACAAGAGACGATGTTCAAGAGTCAAGACCATTACACCAACTTTTAAAAGTGCCAAGCTAGTAATAACAATGGTAAAATCTTGATTGATGGTCAAAGTTACTTGTGTAATTTAGAAAGGCGTAGTTGTGGTGCGATGTTTAGTCCATATATATTTGGTtaaaacattaaaaaaataaatttttgaagttgtgctgaaaaataatatttggaaGTTAAAGTTGTTTTTGGATATGCATTTTACTTGGAAAATAATTTGAAGTTTCGTGAGTGAAAGAAAAGATTTGCACCCAAAAGTTGGTTtttaatttatatacattataaaGTGGTACAAATTCTGGGAAGAACCAACATTCCAGATTCAATATGGGAcgatttaatattttttcattcATTCCCATCCAATCAAAAAagttttttttcgaatttttttgattgttttctgGATTTTGATGAATCGTAAGATAAAAAAGGCCTTTTTATCAATTTTACATTCGCTTTCGAAATCATttttgatttatatatatatatatatatatatatatatatatatatatacacttacaaactgtttgaaccatgtatcaaatctcgtatatacagacttttttattcaaaaaaagtaatttttttatataatttgcTGTTCTTTCGTTTCTGCCAGGAGAGAACATTGTGTTTAGAGCCGTAGCTTTTGATCTAATATGAACATAAAAATTATACGGGGCGCCCATTTAATTTAtacccataattttaaaaaattttaacttATACCCTAACTTTTACAACTTCAGGCGCCTCCTTCTTCACAAAAACTCCAAATATTTTTCACCATTCCTGCAAACTTTCCTCTTTGCTCTTTGCTGTGAACTGTTCTCCGTTCTGCTCATCACTTATAAGCAGCATTTGATTCTTTAGCAAAAGAAAatagtaggggtgtacataggtcgggttggttcggattttacaattatCAAACTAAATCAATTGTGttgggttattaaatctaaaaaccaaaccaaactaataaaATTTGGGTTTTTCGCTCTCGGTTTCTCCGGTTTTCGGGTTATTTGGGGTTTTTTCGgttccggtaaaatcttcgtagaacaaaacatataaattgtactcaaaatatttctttaatcatagtaagatacaactatataaagtattttccaagaaaataatacaaaataagaaaaagtTCTATTTTGTCTTAGAATATATGAGTATTAGCTTATTTGGCGTGTATacagttcttttcctttttcttttatggCGTATAAAAAATTGCAATTCTGTGGAACCCGTATCTTTTCGCTCTTTATCAAGTATCTCAAGTGCAAGTTAATTTTGGGCATCAAAATGCAATTTCTTTTTGTTGTTCGAAAAAATCCTTAAAGCACAATTGGAAAAAGCTTATACTATTATATTTGTGTTATAATTAATACTCTTCCGTTCACTTTTAATTGTTATGTTTTGACTTTTTACGCcacttaagaaataataaataaagtgcataatttatcatgatagtcatattaattgatgcatattttattggatttgagaaaatgatttgaaatgagtaataaataatgTGGGTATaacatgaatttttttttatttttttcttgatatacgtaaaatgacaagtaaaaatgaaaaatttatttttagtatacctAAAACTTAAAAAGATAAAAGAGTATAAATAACATGTTACACAGCTCTTTGTGAAAGCGAACAACCTTCTTATGATTGATTTATTCTGACTGAcggttcttctttttctatttctttttctccGATCCAACTGACGGATTTATAAAAATGTTTTACTATTATCATGACCAACGGTTGCTCTTCTTTTTATAACTTTTAATAGTTTCAATCTCATACAAGATCATACTCTCTTCTATCTATCTATACTTCAGAAAAAAAGAATCATGCAAAGTTTCCATCAAATTTTGCTGCTTTTATGAAAATTGATCAGAAATAACAGCAATTATACGGGTGAAAATGGCGGGGGCCAATGtggatattatcagatcattgagCCAAAACTTTAATGAAACGAGCAAAGCGAGATTGCTGCACAATGGTTCAGAGTATGGATTGGATGCTTCATTTTACATTGAAAATGAAGGATTTTGGCGTCGATTAAGCAATCGAATTAATGAATTTTGCAGTAATGTTAAACAAGGTTCATTCAAGGCAATTGAGATGGGTCGTAAGGATCCAAGGAAAGTCATTTTCGCTGCTAAGATGGGTTCAGCACTTTCCCTCGTTTCGGTTCTCATTTTCTTTAAAGAACCTCTATCCTATATTGGTACATACTCCATTTGGGCCATCCTCACCgttgttgttgtattcgagtTCAGCATAGGTATGTTAAAATTTTGTGAATATTCAAATTATTATTTGAATGGAATGGGCTTGAATAGTGCATATTGCTGAATGCTTAAGAGAAATCTTACAGTCGATCCTAGTTAGTTTGGTATTAAGGCGTAGTTGATTGAATTCAGCATAGGTATGTTAAATGCCGTCGTGTTCAAGTAATTTAATATTGGACTGAAATGAGCACAAATAGAACTAAATGATTAGATGATGATTCATATGGCCAACCCTAACAACTTCGGATTGAGATGTAGTTGATTGAGGTCGAGATAAATATGTTAAATATGGTTGTGTTCAATTATTTAGTTATTGGTGTGAAATGAGCATGAGTAGAACAGAATGGTTAAGGGGATTTATGCCGATTTAGCATAGGCATGTTATATGTTGTCGTATTCGAATTATTTAGTGTTGGAATGAAATTGGTCCCGATAGAGTGGAATACATATGGAGTCACACAGATAATTCCAAGTGTTTTGGGATTGAGACAAAATTGATGTGGCCCTTTAACTGTTCATTGTTCTCTTACATTTATCCATTTTGACAAGTAACAGTTATCCATTTCTTTTGGTGGATATTCCTGCCTGATATCCACAATCTAATTGATATATACAAATGCTAGGTGCGACACTTAACAAAGGATTCAACAGGGCTTTGGGGACATTGTCTGCTGCAGGGCTAGCTTTGGGCATTGCCGAATTATCTGTTATGGCTGGAAAATGGCAAGAGGTTGTGATTGTCATCAGCATTTTTATTGCAGGTCTGGTTTGAATTCTAATATTTTACATCAAGAATATCCTTCAAATCTTACTATTGCCTTATTCATGATGTGGACATTGGGTACAGTTTCATTTGTGAATGAGCATGAACTTCTTTCATCCCATTTTATCTGCTTCCCCTTACTTGCAAGACTAGTTTAAGGAGTAACTTAGCAGTTGAAATGTCAAACTATTCAATAGCAATTTAAGAgaataggtcacgggttcgaatcGTGGAAACGTCTTGCAGAAATGCACGGTAAGACTGCATATAATAAACCCTTCTGGTCCTTTCccgaaccccgcgcatagcgTGCACTGGGCTGCCCTTTTTAGATGTCAAAATGTACTGATAGCTGTCTTGTATTTGGGTTAGACGAAAAGATGAGCTCCGACACCTGTTTCCTTTGAAACCCCCTTTGATCAATTCTGTAATTCCGAGTAAATGATTACTTAATTCACACTCTCTCTTAATAGTGTTTCTGATTAGGCTGGTAGATGGAGTCACCGAGGGGGCAAAAATTGGGAAAAAACCATTTTTCGCCTGGCGAGGAGGGAGGGGTTGATGGATAGGGTATAGAAAAAGTTAACAAATCCCCTAAAacgaaaaaaagaggaagaagaaagggaAACAACGGCTTTTTGTGAAACTCTTCCTTTTTAAAATCTAGTATTGTACAAATCTGAAAAGGTTTTATTTAGATTCTTAATTTTAAAGGGCTTTTCTCCTAAAAGTGTAAAATAGTACTTAGGCTAGAAGGATTGTGGAAATGTTGGTTATTAGGAGGAAAAAACAGCACGAGTAGAAGTAAATAGAGGAACTTCTTGCTGCTGGGAGTCAAAACGTTGAGAGTAGACTAGA
Above is a window of Nicotiana tabacum cultivar K326 chromosome 8, ASM71507v2, whole genome shotgun sequence DNA encoding:
- the LOC107766512 gene encoding large ribosomal subunit protein eL13z: MKHNNVIPNGHFKKHWQNYVKTWFNQPARKTRRRIARQKKAVKIFPRPTAGTLRPIVHGQTLKYNMKVRSGRGFSLEELKAAGIPKKLAPTIGIAVDHRRRNRSLEGLQTNVQRLKTYKAKLVVFPRRARKVKAGDSAPEELATATQVHGAYMPIAREKPSVDLVKVTEEMKSFNAYGKLRVERTNERHIGARMKRAAEAEKEEKK